One genomic region from Cinclus cinclus chromosome 22, bCinCin1.1, whole genome shotgun sequence encodes:
- the TIMM22 gene encoding mitochondrial import inner membrane translocase subunit Tim22 translates to MAAPPPSAPGEPPPPPPLQYSLLLQHLVGDKRQPRVWDPAALGGIPCPPKSEEQKMVERVMESCPFKAALACVGGFVLGGAFGIFTAGIDTNVGFDPKDPYRTPTAKEVLKDMGQRGISYAKNFAIVGAMFSCTECVVESYRGKSDWKNSVISGCITGGAIGFRAGLKAGVIGCGGFAAFSAAVDYYLR, encoded by the exons atggcggccccgccgccctcAGCCCCGGgagagccgccgccgccgccgccgctccagtacagcctcctgctgcagcacctcgTGGGCGACAAGCGGCAGCCCCGCGTCTGGGACCCCGCCGCCCTCGGCGGAATCCCCTGCCCGCCCAAGAGCGAGGAGCAGAAGATGGTGGAGCGCGTCATGGAGAGCTGTCCCTTCAAGGCGGCGCTGGCTTGCGTGGGAG GGTTTGTTCTGGGAGGTGCGTTTGGTATCTTCACAGCTGGCATTGACACCAACGTGGGGTTTGATCCCAAGGATCCCTATCGTACACCCACGGCCAAAGAGGTGCTCAAGGACATGGGGCAGCGAGGCATTTCCTATGCCAAGAACTTCGCCATCGTGGGTGCCATGTTCTCCTGCACAGAATGCGTGGTGGAATCT TATCGTGGGAAGTCAGACTGGAAGAACAGCGTTATCAGTGGCTGCATCACGGGAGGAGCCATTGGCTTCAGAG CTGGGTTGAAGGCCGGGGTGATCGGCTGCGGAGGATTCGCCGCTTTCTCCGCTGCAGTCGATTACTACCTCCGGTAA